In the genome of Veillonellales bacterium, the window TCGCGCATCTTATATTTCATAATCTTTCCGGCGGCATTCATCGGGAATTCAGTAACAAAATCAATGTAGCGGGGAGTTTTATGTTTGGCCATATGAGAACGAATATAATCCTTAAGTTCGTCCTCAGTTATTGTCATTCCCTCTTTGAGAATCACACACGCCATAATTTCCTCACCATACTGCTTGTCTGGCACGCCTATTACCTGAACATCCTTGATTTTAGGATGTGTATAGATAAAATCCTCAATTTCCTTAGGGTAGATATTTTCACCACCTCGTATGATCATGTCCTTGATACGCCCGGTAATTTTATAGTATCCATTTTCGTCACGCCTTGCCAAATCGCCGGTGTGAAGCCATCCATCTTTATCAATTGCAGCTGCTGTTGCTTCGGGCATTTTGTAATAACCCTTCATGATGTTGTAACCGCGGGCTATAAACTCGCCGTCCACATTGTCGGGTAAATCGTTACCGCTCTCGGGATCGACAATCTTGCACTCAACGCCAGGCAGCGGACGGCCTACGGTATTAACTCGCAAAGCAACAGAATCATCCACGCGGCTTTGGGTACAACCGGGTGCAGATTCGGTTTGCCCGAATACAATTGTAATCTGAGTCATGTTCATCTTTTCTATGACATTCTGCATTACCTTGGTAGGGCAAGGGCTACCGGCCATAATGCCTGTCCTCATATAAGTAAAATTTGTCGTAGAAAAATTCTTATGCTCCAGCATGGCAATAAACATAGTAGGAACCCCGTGGAAGCAGGTTATCTTCTCCCGATTAATGCACTCCAGCGATACCCTGGGAGAGAAATAAGGTATCGGTGACATGGTGACGCCATGAGTCATCGCAGCAGTCATGGCAAGCACCATACCAAAACAATGAAACATCGGCACATGTATCATCATGCGGTCGGCTGTAGAAAGGTCCATACAATCGCCAATGCTTTTTCCATTATTCACTACGTTATAATGAGTAAGCATGACACCCTTCGGGAAACCGGTAGTTCCTGAAGTATACTGCATGTTGCATACATCGTGTTTGTTAAGAGAACGTTCGCGGCGATAAACTTCTTCGAGAGGAATTTTACTGGCTATGGCTAGGGCATCCTCCCACGTTAGACAGCCTTTCTGCCTTGAATCAACCGTAATGATATTGCGCAGAAATGGCAGACGCTTTATGTATAATGGTTTATCCGCTTCGGCGGTTTCAAGCTCTGGACAGAGTTCCTTCATAGTACGGACATAATCAGAATCCTTATATCCGTCTATCATCACCAGCGTATGAGTATCTGATTGGCGAAGAAGATACTCCGCCTCATAAATCTTATAGGCTGTGTTTACAGTGACAAGCACTGCACCAATTTTAGTCGCTGCCCAAAAAGTAATGAACCACTGAGGTATATTAGTTGCCCAGATCGCAACGTGATCACCCGGTTTAACACCCAATACAATGAGAGCACGGGCGAATGTATCGACATCATCCCGAAATTCCGAGTAGGTTCGTGTATAATCCATTGTAGTATACCGAAAAGCATACTGATCGGGAAACTCTGTAACCATGCGGTCAAGTACCTGGGGAAAGGTCAAATCAATGAGCGTATCCTTTTTCCAGATATATTTTCCCGTCTTGGTGTTATTATCAAATAGGCGGCCTTCACTTGCATTATTTTTAATAAAGCGTTCCATATAGTTGACAAAATTTGAAAAAACAACGCCTGCATCATCAAAATCAGCAGCCCAGCGCTTGACCCATTCCAGCGAAACATAGCCTTCATAGTTAATTGAGTTTAAGGCCAGTATGAACTTATCAATCGGTAAATCACCTTCGCCCATTACCCGGTATCGGATGATGCCATTTTCCACAACGGAATCCTTAATATGCACATATTTAATATATGCACCAAGGTTTTGTACCGTCTGTCCGGGTGTTTCACCCGCAAATCGGTAAGGATGATGTATGTCCCATAAAGCGGCCACCGCGTCGCTTGCCACTTGATTAAGCAGTCTGCACAATCGGGCAGTATCCGAATAAACGCCATTCGTTTCTACCAGCAAGGTTACGCCCTTTTCTTCGGCAATTGGAATCAAGCGTTTTAATGCGTCAAGCACAACTCCGTCATCCATATCATCGTTGGACTGAGGCTCAAGATCTGCCAGAATGCGGATATAGGGAGTGGAAAGCTTGGCCGCCAGCAAAATATACTGCACGATCTCTTTATGGTTTTCTTCAGCTTTTTCCGTGAACTTCAAGCAACAACCGGAAGAAAGGCAAGGAATTTCGAGATGCAGCTCCGACAATTTTTTTACCGTTTGCGGAATCTGCGCTGCGGTGAAAGGGTGTGCGTAGGTGGGAAATATTTCGTTACCAAGTCCGTGAATTTCAATGCCGTCAAAACAAAGATCCTTGG includes:
- a CDS encoding AMP-binding protein produces the protein MKLAFSTLGCPNFSWADIYSMAKDLCFDGIEIHGLGNEIFPTYAHPFTAAQIPQTVKKLSELHLEIPCLSSGCCLKFTEKAEENHKEIVQYILLAAKLSTPYIRILADLEPQSNDDMDDGVVLDALKRLIPIAEEKGVTLLVETNGVYSDTARLCRLLNQVASDAVAALWDIHHPYRFAGETPGQTVQNLGAYIKYVHIKDSVVENGIIRYRVMGEGDLPIDKFILALNSINYEGYVSLEWVKRWAADFDDAGVVFSNFVNYMERFIKNNASEGRLFDNNTKTGKYIWKKDTLIDLTFPQVLDRMVTEFPDQYAFRYTTMDYTRTYSEFRDDVDTFARALIVLGVKPGDHVAIWATNIPQWFITFWAATKIGAVLVTVNTAYKIYEAEYLLRQSDTHTLVMIDGYKDSDYVRTMKELCPELETAEADKPLYIKRLPFLRNIITVDSRQKGCLTWEDALAIASKIPLEEVYRRERSLNKHDVCNMQYTSGTTGFPKGVMLTHYNVVNNGKSIGDCMDLSTADRMMIHVPMFHCFGMVLAMTAAMTHGVTMSPIPYFSPRVSLECINREKITCFHGVPTMFIAMLEHKNFSTTNFTYMRTGIMAGSPCPTKVMQNVIEKMNMTQITIVFGQTESAPGCTQSRVDDSVALRVNTVGRPLPGVECKIVDPESGNDLPDNVDGEFIARGYNIMKGYYKMPEATAAAIDKDGWLHTGDLARRDENGYYKITGRIKDMIIRGGENIYPKEIEDFIYTHPKIKDVQVIGVPDKQYGEEIMACVILKEGMTITEDELKDYIRSHMAKHKTPRYIDFVTEFPMNAAGKIMKYKMREQAIAKLGLQTDDQIETA